GGGTGTTCGGGAGAATCAAATTTCTTGCTCGTTTAAAAACCTACCAGGAATCCTTGCCACAGGATGGTCGCATCGACAAATCAGCGCTCAACTCTGAGAATGACATCCGGGTGGCCACCTACCCTACAGTTACGGGGGAAAAAATCGTTCTGCGCCTGTTTAACAGTTCCGCTGCGAAAAGGCTGCATGAGTTGGAGTTACCGGATGAAGCCTGTTCAGAACTCAAGCAATTTTTGCAACAGAACGCTGGCTTGCTTCTGCTGACTGGTCCGGCTGGAAGCGGCAAAACCACCACCATCTATGCATGTCTCAAACATCTGGCAGAGATGGGCGGCAGGCATGTTATCACGGTGGAAGATCCAGCCGAGCAAATCATACCCGGCATCATGCAAACGGAGGTGAATGAAGCGCGCGACCTTACCTTCTCGACTGCCGCGAGGCATTTATTGCGACAAGACCCGCAGGTGCTGGTGATAGGTGAGATTCGCGATGCGGAAACCGCGAACATCGCCGTCCGAGCGGCACTCACCGGGCATCTGGTAATCACCACACTGCACGCCGGCTCCTGCAAGGGAGTGTTTGAACGTTTGCAAATACTCTGTGCGGATCATTCCGCAGTGGCGTCAGCCGTTGAAGTGGTTTTCAACCAGCGACTCATCCGCAGACTTTGCCAGGATTGCAAAGGCGCTGGTTGCCCGGGCTGCCTGCAAACTGGTTATCGTGGTCGCGTTCCCCTTGTCGAATGGTTGCGGATGGATGAAAAGTTGCGGGCAAGTGTTCGCCGTCAGGAATTGCAAGACATACGAGCTCGACAACCACTCGAACAAGGTGCGCGTGAGTTGTTGGGCCGTGGCATTACCAATGAAGCGGAATACAGGAGGATTTTAGGTATATGAATTACGATGAGTTTGCATTTTTCAACCAACAACTTGCCGCAATGTTACGGGAAGGAATTCCTTTGGAGGGCGCGTTGCATCGGCTCTCAGCCGATATGCGGGACAAGCGATTGCAGACGGAGATCCAGTTGCTCGAAGGTGATTTGAGAAATGGGCTTTCGCTTAGAGATGCTCTGAAAGCAAGGAAACTTCCGGATTTCTATGTGCAGATGCTCATGGTGGGAGTAAATGGCAATGACCTGCTCGGAGTGCTGCTCTTGGTAGCCGATTATTATCAACGGGCTAACACCATTTGGACCCGACTGAAGGGACTGTTGGTTTATCCCTTGATTGTGCTGATTGCTGCTTTTGCCCTCTCCACCTTCATCACCATTCTTGGCACCTGGCTGATAGGCTCGGATAACAGCGGTCTTTTTCAAACCCCCATTCCTCCGATGATCATGATCAATCTTTGGGGACCACCGATTCTGACCGGGGCGATGCTTTTGGGAATACTGGTGATTCTCCTCGTGCCTCAATTCCGGCGCGGGATGCGTTGGCGACTGCCTGCTTTCAAGGAAGCGAAGCTTGCACAAACCGCCTCGGCCATGTCTCTACTCTTAAATCATGGCGGTAATTTATATCAGGCAATCGGACTCGTTCGTCAATTGGAGGCCAATAGTCCGGCCAGCCGTGAGTTGGACGAATGGCAGGAACGATTGAGCAATGGAGATGGAAAGTTCTCAGGGATGGCTGCCAGGGGAGTTGTGTTTCCTCCGCTATTTCTATGGTTGGTTGGCAATGCCGGGGAAGACCTCGTCGGCGGTTTTCGGCGGGCTGCAGAAATCTACGGCGCCAGGGCAGTGTATCGCGTGGAAATGTTCCTTTATGCCGCACTGCCGTTTTCCATCATCGCTCTTGGCTTCATGATCGTGTGTCAAATCTTCCCGTTATTAAAGATAGTGACAGGCTTGATGAACGGAATCGATTCCGTAGGCAACTAAGATGAATGATGAAATGGACATTCTTAAGCTGATCCTGGGAGCCATTTTATGGTTTCTCTTCTGGCTTGCTCCGCTTTGCGCATTGCTTTTCACGGGATATGTGTGTTTCAGCCTTCCGTTGAAACGGCAGGAGCGGGCGCGATTTTTTCTTGATTTGCTGGATACCGCATTGAGAGAAGGAAAACGCGTTGAAAATGTGCTGATTTCGATTTCGGAAAGTCGGGATCGATCCATGGGCGTGCGGTTTCATCTACTGGCAGCATATCTCGAAACCGGAATGAGACTTGGCGAAGCCTTGGACAAGGTTCCCCGTCTCCTTCCAACACAGATTTCGACCATGCTGAAAGTCGGGGGGCAAATAGGGGACATTGGAAAAATGTTACCAGCCTGCCGTCAGCTTCTCAAAGATGCCCAATCGCAAACACAGGGGGCAATTAATTACCTGGTGCTTTTGGCCTTCGTTATCACACCCATGGGCATTTCCATTTTCGGAGTTTTGGAAACTTTCGTCATGCCGCAGTTTGAGGGAGTCGCTGTAAGCATGGGGGCCCAAAACTCACACAGTATTGCTTTTCTGGTAGTACATAAAACCCTGTTAATCTCCATTCAAATACTTCTCCTTGCCGTCGTTTGGTCAGTGGCATTCTGCTATATCGGCGGCCCTCGGCTCACGACCTGGACCAAATCCGGCGCGGCCGGAATTATTGATCGGCTTTTCTATGCATTGCCGTGGCGAAGAAAGCGGATGGAGAGGGATTTCTCAGCAATGCTGGCTGTGCTTTTGGACTCCGGCACACCAGAGCCTGAAGCGCTGCGCCTGGCGGCGAATTGCACCGCCAACGGGGTTTTCCAGACAAAGACAGGTCTCGCTGTTGCCGCCTTACAACAAGGGACCACGCTGCCAGAAGCGGTGCAAAACCTTGACCAGAGCGGAGAATTCGGTTGGCGGTTATCTCATGCCATGCGCACCCGTGGAGGTTTTTTGAAAGCAGTCCTGGGTTGGAACGAATCCCTGGATGCAAAGGCGTTTCAGCAGGAGCAAGCCACCGCGCAAGTTATCAGCACCGGCCTTTTATTGGCCAACGCGTTACTGGTGGGCTTTGTGATGGTCAGCGTCTTTGGAGTATTGATTTCGATAATTAGGATGGAATTGTTATGGTAATCAAAAAACAGCGTCCGAGCAGTGGGGAGTTGATGACCCTGGCGTGTTTTCAATCTCGCCGCAATTCCCGCAAGAAACAAGAGGAGGGTGCACTGACCACCGAATTAATGGTGGCTTTGGGAATCCTGGTTGTCACCATGTTACCGCTGGCGGTGGCATTCACACGCGAGCATAGGCTGATCCAAACCTCCTACCAGAAATCGGTGGCGATGGAGATTATTGATGGAGAAATGGAAATTCTCGCTGCGGGCGAGTGGCACAATTTCCAGCAGGGAACGCACCCCTACCCGCTCCATGCACAGGCTGCAAAAAATCTGCCGACCGGTAAAGCGATGCTCACTGTAGATGCTCAGCGCCTGCGCCTGGAATGGGTTCCAGAAGAGAAGGGTTTCAGAGTGACAAGGGAGGCCGTTGGAAAATGAAATTGAATCGATCCAATGTCAGTCAGACAAGCGGGATCATGCTCATGGAGTGTATCATTTATGTAGGCATGTTCTTTCTTTTTCTCGGCCTGGCATTTTCCCTTTTTTATGTCTGCTGGGACAATTCCAAAGGCCTAAAGCGAAATGCCGATGATATTGTGCGGACGCTTAAAGCCGGCGAGCGTTGGCGCGAAGACGTGAGAACTGCCACCGGTCCGTTACATCTCCAAGCCGGCGATGAGGAAGAGATTTTGCATATTCCCCAAAAACTTGGGGAAGTGCTCTACTCCTACTCCAAGGATAATGTTCGTCGGCGTCCGAACACAAACGCAGCCTGGACATCTGTGTTGGAACATGTCAAATCTTCGCGCATGCAGGAGGACAGACGCCAAACCGTTCAGGCTTGGCGCTGGGAAGTAGAGTTGAAGGCCTGGAGAAAGAGCCCACGCACCCCTCCCCTATTCAGTTTCGAGGCTGTTCCCAACCAACACCCATGAATTTATTAACCCCACAAACAACAAAACGAAGTCGCCAGTCCGGTTCGGCAGTTTTCATGGTGTTAGGCATAATTGCTCTCATGCTGGTCTTTGTGGGCGTAAACCTTGTCACAGTGAACACTTTAAGTCGTGAACTGAAACTGATTGAAAAGAAGCAAATCAAACATTTAAGCGGAGCGCAGTCCAAAGATAGAGATTCGACCAAAAATTGAGCGTATGAAAAAGATCGAAACTCTGGAATCCTCTTTGCGATGCTTTACCTGCGGATTGATTTCGCTCATCCCGTTTTTTGGAGTGCCTGCCATAATACTTGCAAACAAAACGTACTTCCGAGTTCAAATGGGAACTGCAGGGCAATGGAATGCCGCCCAATCCTATCTCATTTGGGGGTTCATGCTGGCCTGCCTCGGCGTCCTCATCAA
The DNA window shown above is from Pedosphaera parvula Ellin514 and carries:
- a CDS encoding GspE/PulE family protein, translating into MKNIQNSVVMSGKGAPEVLEELVHHAEQASASDIHLQMTGKIAQITFRLDGVMTPGMELPEELAERVFGRIKFLARLKTYQESLPQDGRIDKSALNSENDIRVATYPTVTGEKIVLRLFNSSAAKRLHELELPDEACSELKQFLQQNAGLLLLTGPAGSGKTTTIYACLKHLAEMGGRHVITVEDPAEQIIPGIMQTEVNEARDLTFSTAARHLLRQDPQVLVIGEIRDAETANIAVRAALTGHLVITTLHAGSCKGVFERLQILCADHSAVASAVEVVFNQRLIRRLCQDCKGAGCPGCLQTGYRGRVPLVEWLRMDEKLRASVRRQELQDIRARQPLEQGARELLGRGITNEAEYRRILGI
- a CDS encoding type II secretion system F family protein codes for the protein MNYDEFAFFNQQLAAMLREGIPLEGALHRLSADMRDKRLQTEIQLLEGDLRNGLSLRDALKARKLPDFYVQMLMVGVNGNDLLGVLLLVADYYQRANTIWTRLKGLLVYPLIVLIAAFALSTFITILGTWLIGSDNSGLFQTPIPPMIMINLWGPPILTGAMLLGILVILLVPQFRRGMRWRLPAFKEAKLAQTASAMSLLLNHGGNLYQAIGLVRQLEANSPASRELDEWQERLSNGDGKFSGMAARGVVFPPLFLWLVGNAGEDLVGGFRRAAEIYGARAVYRVEMFLYAALPFSIIALGFMIVCQIFPLLKIVTGLMNGIDSVGN
- a CDS encoding type II secretion system F family protein, translating into MNDEMDILKLILGAILWFLFWLAPLCALLFTGYVCFSLPLKRQERARFFLDLLDTALREGKRVENVLISISESRDRSMGVRFHLLAAYLETGMRLGEALDKVPRLLPTQISTMLKVGGQIGDIGKMLPACRQLLKDAQSQTQGAINYLVLLAFVITPMGISIFGVLETFVMPQFEGVAVSMGAQNSHSIAFLVVHKTLLISIQILLLAVVWSVAFCYIGGPRLTTWTKSGAAGIIDRLFYALPWRRKRMERDFSAMLAVLLDSGTPEPEALRLAANCTANGVFQTKTGLAVAALQQGTTLPEAVQNLDQSGEFGWRLSHAMRTRGGFLKAVLGWNESLDAKAFQQEQATAQVISTGLLLANALLVGFVMVSVFGVLISIIRMELLW
- a CDS encoding type IV pilus modification PilV family protein; this encodes MVIKKQRPSSGELMTLACFQSRRNSRKKQEEGALTTELMVALGILVVTMLPLAVAFTREHRLIQTSYQKSVAMEIIDGEMEILAAGEWHNFQQGTHPYPLHAQAAKNLPTGKAMLTVDAQRLRLEWVPEEKGFRVTREAVGK